One Gemmatimonadaceae bacterium DNA segment encodes these proteins:
- a CDS encoding response regulator transcription factor: MTDTEIRVLLVDDHTVMREGLAAVLSARGLTIVGQAGDGATALALFDEVRPDVSVVDLRMSPMDGAQLTQAMRERDPNARVILLTTYDTDEEVFRGLRAGAASYLLKHVDASTLVETIRIVQSGRRSIAPAIAAKLAEHVASDALTPRQAEVLRCLAEGKSNLEIGNTLFISGGTVKAHVKAILEKLDARDRTQAIAIAMKRGLVRSS; this comes from the coding sequence ATGACCGATACCGAGATTCGTGTGCTGTTGGTGGACGACCACACCGTGATGCGTGAGGGGCTCGCGGCGGTGCTGTCGGCACGAGGGCTCACCATCGTTGGCCAGGCCGGCGATGGCGCCACGGCGCTGGCGCTCTTTGATGAAGTGCGTCCCGACGTGTCGGTCGTCGACCTGCGCATGTCCCCCATGGATGGCGCGCAGCTCACGCAGGCCATGCGTGAGCGTGATCCGAACGCACGCGTGATCCTCCTCACGACGTACGACACCGACGAGGAGGTCTTTCGTGGGCTGCGCGCCGGTGCGGCGTCGTACCTGCTCAAGCACGTGGACGCGTCGACACTGGTGGAGACCATTCGCATCGTCCAGAGCGGGCGCCGCTCCATCGCCCCCGCCATTGCCGCGAAGCTCGCCGAGCATGTGGCGTCGGACGCACTCACGCCGCGACAGGCCGAGGTGCTGCGTTGCCTGGCCGAGGGGAAGTCGAACCTCGAGATCGGGAACACGCTGTTCATCAGCGGTGGCACCGTGAAGGCGCATGTGAAGGCGATCCTGGAGAAGCTCGATGCGCGCGATCGCACGCAGGCCATCGCGATCGCGATGAAACGCGGGCTCGTGCGCTCGAGCTAG
- a CDS encoding response regulator transcription factor, whose protein sequence is MPHAAPPNDSLPLDRFSVLCIDDNVLLVDALERRLALEPGFDQLIRVEDLADAVTLVAAHRPAIVLLDVDLPGGIDALVLLERIVALESDSRVVVLTGYPQGALISRYMSRGAWGFISKGVTSDRLIGALHRVRGGEAVIELDD, encoded by the coding sequence ATGCCCCACGCGGCGCCGCCTAACGACTCGCTCCCCCTGGACCGCTTCAGCGTCCTCTGCATCGACGACAACGTGCTCCTGGTGGACGCGCTCGAGCGACGGTTGGCGCTGGAGCCGGGGTTTGACCAGTTGATTCGGGTGGAGGACCTTGCCGACGCGGTGACACTCGTGGCGGCCCACCGGCCGGCGATCGTGCTCCTGGATGTGGACCTCCCCGGTGGCATAGACGCGTTGGTCCTCCTCGAGCGCATCGTGGCGCTGGAGTCGGACAGCCGCGTCGTGGTGCTCACCGGATACCCGCAGGGTGCGCTCATCTCCCGATACATGAGCCGGGGGGCGTGGGGCTTCATCTCGAAGGGGGTCACGTCCGATCGACTAATCGGCGCACTGCATCGGGTGCGCGGGGGCGAAGCCGTGATCGAGCTCGACGACTGA
- a CDS encoding FAD-binding oxidoreductase, which produces MPRDTTCDVVVVGAGISGAMMALTLARDGHDVRIVDRRFPIRGSTAASTALLQYELDLPLTALADRLGMAAARRAWQRSYRATRAIARLARDERIRCGLGLRQSLYLAGDAFGHRALRREAAARQEAGIPAEFLPHDALMRRFGVDRTGAILSPHAAVANPLQLAAALLRRAIARGARVHAPADVVDIAVSSRGRRRRTLTVSVEPDATFRAPTVVFCTGYELPCALPQSGHRILSTWALAARPNAALPAWLSRTTVWEASTPYLYLRTADGGALLAGGEDLPATRALAQHGVLRTQTQRVARKVEQLLPGLRLEVTHRWGGAFGASVNSLPIIDRIPDLAGAFVVAGFGGNGMTYSAIAAALLRARLAGHPDRDERLFRADR; this is translated from the coding sequence ATGCCGCGCGATACCACGTGCGATGTCGTCGTCGTGGGTGCTGGCATCTCCGGAGCGATGATGGCGCTGACCCTGGCGCGAGACGGACACGACGTGCGCATCGTGGACCGACGGTTCCCCATTCGCGGGAGCACCGCGGCCAGCACCGCCCTCCTGCAATACGAACTCGACCTGCCGCTCACCGCGCTCGCCGACCGGTTGGGGATGGCGGCAGCGCGCCGGGCATGGCAGCGCTCGTATCGGGCCACGCGCGCCATCGCGCGACTCGCGCGCGACGAGCGGATACGCTGCGGCCTGGGCCTGCGCCAGTCGCTGTACCTCGCGGGCGACGCGTTCGGCCACCGTGCATTGCGCCGTGAGGCCGCGGCGCGCCAGGAGGCGGGGATTCCGGCGGAGTTCCTCCCGCATGACGCGCTGATGCGGCGGTTTGGCGTGGACCGGACCGGGGCAATTCTCAGTCCGCACGCGGCGGTCGCCAACCCATTGCAGCTCGCGGCCGCGCTCCTGCGCCGCGCCATCGCGCGTGGCGCCCGCGTACACGCCCCGGCCGACGTTGTCGACATCGCCGTCAGCTCGCGCGGGCGTCGACGCCGGACACTGACGGTCTCGGTTGAGCCGGACGCCACCTTCCGCGCCCCCACGGTGGTGTTCTGCACCGGCTACGAACTGCCGTGCGCCCTTCCGCAGAGCGGCCATCGCATCCTGTCGACCTGGGCGCTGGCTGCGCGACCAAATGCCGCTCTGCCTGCCTGGCTCTCCCGCACGACGGTATGGGAGGCATCCACGCCGTACCTCTACCTCCGCACCGCAGACGGCGGGGCGCTGCTGGCGGGGGGCGAGGACCTCCCGGCGACACGCGCCCTTGCCCAGCATGGCGTGTTGCGCACGCAGACGCAGCGCGTGGCGCGCAAGGTCGAGCAGCTCCTGCCCGGCCTTCGGCTGGAGGTCACCCATCGCTGGGGCGGCGCGTTCGGCGCGTCGGTAAACAGCCTCCCGATCATCGATCGAATTCCCGACCTTGCCGGCGCCTTCGTGGTCGCAGGGTTCGGCGGGAACGGGATGACCTACAGCGCGATAGCCGCCGCCCTCCTCCGCGCCCGCCTCGCGGGGCACCCCGATCGTGACGAACGGCTCTTTCGCGCCGATCGATAG
- a CDS encoding DUF4397 domain-containing protein, which translates to MIPSTRAPLALVSVLLLAACGRDMQTEKEVTTRTSAGDAATSISGDSADTRNQALVRVVNAVPNVIGLTVRSDEAHTLPSVDYKRVSSYQPIDRNWATFQVSGSPNGAYAPIDVNREMLTDGHRYTMVVMRESEGGGFSTRIFRDDIASDSTSAHVRVIHAAKGAGELDIVAPGGETIFDDVDYTSEAGFKSMAPWKGALQVRDGDGKSTLLTLPSLDLMAGGSYTIVITRDAGGKLASFWFEDRQQA; encoded by the coding sequence ATGATTCCATCAACCCGTGCACCACTGGCACTCGTGAGCGTGCTGCTTCTCGCGGCCTGCGGTCGCGACATGCAGACGGAGAAGGAGGTCACCACCAGGACCTCCGCCGGCGACGCTGCCACATCCATTTCCGGCGACTCGGCCGACACGCGCAACCAGGCACTGGTGCGCGTCGTGAACGCCGTGCCGAACGTCATCGGCCTCACCGTGCGTTCCGACGAGGCGCACACGCTCCCCTCGGTCGACTACAAGCGTGTCTCGTCGTACCAACCCATCGACCGCAACTGGGCCACGTTCCAGGTGTCCGGTTCGCCCAACGGTGCCTACGCGCCGATCGACGTCAATCGTGAGATGCTGACCGACGGGCATCGGTACACCATGGTCGTCATGCGCGAGTCCGAAGGTGGCGGCTTCTCGACGCGCATCTTCCGCGACGATATCGCCTCGGACTCGACGTCGGCCCACGTGCGGGTAATCCACGCCGCCAAGGGCGCGGGCGAGCTCGACATCGTGGCCCCAGGCGGCGAGACCATCTTCGACGACGTGGACTACACGTCCGAAGCCGGCTTCAAGTCGATGGCGCCATGGAAGGGGGCGCTGCAGGTGCGCGACGGCGACGGCAAGAGCACTCTGCTCACGCTTCCTTCGCTCGACCTCATGGCCGGCGGCTCGTACACGATCGTGATCACCCGTGATGCCGGCGGGAAGCTGGCTTCCTTCTGGTTCGAGGATCGCCAGCAGGCGTAG
- a CDS encoding HAMP domain-containing histidine kinase, giving the protein MLISPERDEGTGTTGDRQQQRVQRVAMVGTLAAGLGHDLRNVLMPVMLRLDVLASSPDLPDAARRDVASIRSSVLQLQRLAAGLRLLGSDPFDQADELQHFTLAAWWPDVAPLVADALTAETRVVAEFSDGLPSIAVPPGVVAQLVMSLVMNARRALSGIDAPAVWVRAMRLDEDTVRLEITDNGIGMEEEVRLRCFEPFFTTRPREYATGMGLSTGRSLLRRYGGDLRLAVADAEPGATFHLLLPVHKRGTASDAQTTRTRGVTKEERVQLLLADPRHRTVVRLHLAQRGVRLWEGTPEAVEGRRRKPRAPSTIICDGEGVARVLDDLRKRRHRQPRIIALGTAPTPEAASEGGVVWVAMSQLSTLADLVN; this is encoded by the coding sequence ATGCTGATCTCGCCGGAACGCGACGAAGGAACTGGGACGACTGGTGATCGGCAGCAGCAGCGCGTGCAGCGTGTCGCCATGGTCGGCACTCTGGCGGCAGGGTTGGGCCATGACCTGCGCAACGTCCTGATGCCAGTGATGCTGCGCCTGGACGTGCTCGCCTCGTCGCCCGACCTTCCGGACGCGGCTCGGCGCGACGTGGCGAGCATCCGCTCCAGCGTGCTGCAGCTGCAACGCCTGGCCGCCGGGCTCAGGCTGCTGGGATCCGATCCGTTCGACCAGGCGGACGAGCTGCAGCATTTCACGCTTGCCGCATGGTGGCCGGACGTGGCGCCGCTCGTGGCCGACGCCCTGACGGCGGAGACGCGCGTCGTTGCCGAGTTCTCGGACGGGTTGCCGTCGATTGCCGTCCCGCCGGGCGTTGTGGCACAACTGGTGATGAGCCTGGTGATGAACGCACGCCGCGCACTCAGCGGGATCGACGCACCCGCGGTCTGGGTGCGTGCGATGCGCCTCGACGAGGACACGGTGCGCCTCGAGATCACCGACAATGGCATCGGGATGGAGGAGGAGGTGCGGCTTCGATGCTTCGAGCCCTTCTTTACCACCCGCCCGCGCGAGTATGCGACGGGGATGGGGCTCTCCACCGGGCGGTCACTGCTGCGACGCTACGGGGGCGACCTGCGCCTGGCGGTGGCCGACGCAGAACCCGGAGCGACGTTTCATCTCCTCCTGCCGGTACACAAACGGGGAACGGCATCCGATGCACAGACCACGCGCACACGCGGAGTGACGAAAGAAGAGCGGGTCCAGCTCCTGCTCGCCGATCCGCGGCATCGCACTGTGGTGCGTCTGCACCTCGCGCAGCGCGGCGTGCGTCTCTGGGAGGGGACACCCGAGGCGGTGGAGGGACGGCGCCGGAAGCCTCGTGCGCCGAGTACGATCATCTGCGATGGCGAGGGCGTGGCGCGCGTCCTCGACGACTTGCGGAAACGGCGCCATCGACAGCCGCGCATCATCGCACTGGGGACGGCCCCCACGCCCGAGGCGGCCTCGGAGGGCGGCGTGGTGTGGGTCGCGATGTCGCAGCTCTCGACGCTGGCCGACCTGGTCAACTGA
- a CDS encoding PAS domain-containing sensor histidine kinase: protein MTSPSPTRSVRPPNLADAVIDVADAIPGLLWVTTAAGAPSYFNAACRQFTGLSARQFAEAGWTALVHPDDVARLDDGWRRATMVPLAFAVDVRCRRHDGAYRWCEKRAQPVTDARGTLTHWVGMLTDVHEKKVHEAELHRVVRHRDESLGTLAHDLRNPLQALHHAQSLVRSERTPNDVRLRMLDLMERQIQLLTRITDGFLDVNTMRWDSVVLIPSNVSLAALIQETVDSVRSIVQQRAQELSVEVVEPESLLTVDAGRIAQALANVLEIAATHSDDGGHIALRAHVESGMAVFTVTDCGRGIEAERLAEIVEGLARSPREVGATSEGLGAALTVSRNLVHLHGGTIGAHSDGAGRGSCFVIRVPLVMAPRS, encoded by the coding sequence GTGACCTCTCCTTCGCCGACGCGCAGCGTGCGACCACCCAACCTCGCCGATGCCGTGATCGACGTCGCCGATGCCATCCCCGGTTTGCTGTGGGTGACGACGGCGGCCGGCGCGCCAAGCTACTTCAACGCAGCGTGTCGTCAGTTCACGGGGCTGAGCGCGCGGCAGTTCGCCGAGGCGGGATGGACGGCCCTGGTGCATCCCGACGATGTCGCGCGTCTCGATGACGGCTGGCGCCGCGCCACCATGGTACCGCTCGCCTTTGCAGTGGACGTCCGCTGTCGCCGGCACGACGGCGCCTACCGCTGGTGTGAGAAGCGCGCCCAGCCTGTCACCGATGCGCGCGGAACGCTGACGCACTGGGTTGGGATGCTCACCGACGTTCACGAGAAGAAGGTGCACGAAGCGGAGCTGCACCGGGTGGTGCGCCACCGTGACGAGTCGCTCGGCACGCTGGCCCACGACCTCCGCAACCCGCTTCAGGCGCTGCATCACGCGCAGAGTCTCGTGCGCTCGGAGCGCACACCGAATGACGTCCGCCTGCGCATGCTCGATTTGATGGAGCGGCAGATCCAGCTCCTGACGCGCATTACCGACGGCTTCCTCGACGTCAACACGATGCGCTGGGACAGCGTCGTCCTCATCCCGTCGAACGTCTCGCTTGCCGCGCTGATCCAGGAGACGGTGGATTCGGTGCGGTCTATCGTACAGCAACGCGCGCAGGAGCTGTCTGTCGAGGTCGTAGAACCGGAGAGCCTGCTCACGGTCGATGCCGGCCGCATTGCGCAGGCGCTGGCCAACGTCCTCGAGATCGCGGCGACGCACAGTGACGACGGCGGGCACATCGCGCTGAGGGCACACGTCGAGAGTGGCATGGCGGTCTTCACCGTGACCGATTGCGGTCGTGGCATCGAGGCGGAGAGATTGGCGGAGATCGTCGAAGGGCTGGCGCGCTCGCCACGCGAGGTGGGCGCGACGAGCGAGGGGCTTGGGGCGGCGTTGACCGTGAGCCGCAACCTCGTGCATCTCCATGGCGGGACGATCGGGGCACACAGCGACGGTGCGGGGCGCGGGAGTTGCTTCGTCATCCGCGTGCCGCTCGTGATGGCGCCGCGGTCGTGA
- a CDS encoding response regulator, whose product MPSAASPLRILVVDDDRDLMESLVAVVGMLGHQGHGVTSGLAALAHLADAPCDLVFMDVTMPGLDGFETARRLRREPWGAHTVLVAMTGWELSTQRVPALEAGFDWVYEKPIDVGVIRTVLEQFRSV is encoded by the coding sequence ATGCCGTCAGCTGCATCACCGCTGCGGATCCTGGTCGTGGACGACGACCGCGACCTCATGGAGAGCCTGGTGGCCGTGGTGGGCATGCTCGGGCACCAAGGCCACGGCGTGACCAGCGGCCTGGCGGCGCTGGCCCACTTGGCCGACGCCCCGTGCGACCTGGTGTTCATGGACGTCACCATGCCCGGGCTCGACGGATTCGAGACCGCACGCCGACTGCGCCGCGAACCGTGGGGGGCGCACACCGTGCTGGTGGCCATGACGGGTTGGGAGTTGTCGACGCAAAGGGTACCTGCGCTCGAGGCGGGCTTCGATTGGGTGTACGAAAAGCCGATCGATGTCGGTGTCATCCGTACCGTGCTCGAACAGTTCCGATCGGTTTGA